One genomic segment of Candidatus Zixiibacteriota bacterium includes these proteins:
- a CDS encoding cytochrome c3 family protein: MERKDFGMKNIKMKGGEMRSTMRKVLYLLTALVALVMSSAIAGDYHTGTTLACQECHVMHYSQTHGYNANGTGITVDLGTDGPYHYLLRNHINDLCLTCHDNQSFAPDVLAENGGALPTNGRQAGALNRDNVAPYFDATGHTLGSTDAAPGGNWSNPDGLNCINCHTQHGRGNPAPTGGVSTSAYRNLAFNITGTNTAGVSYAVGTNDLGRDVFERSASYGGDHYDIRNVDFNEPNAAVSAYGDFCKQCHTNFHGSSADANMRNTAGTAGQEWYRHPTADANIGAQGGGHSSISRAFGARAYRVQVMSPTGNWGTWGTAMGASTPTDLTPSCMSCHKAHGNTRAFGLIWATGAANYGENGDGANYKAVCGQCHVQVTL, encoded by the coding sequence ATGGAACGGAAAGATTTCGGAATGAAGAATATCAAAATGAAAGGAGGTGAAATGAGAAGCACAATGAGGAAGGTACTTTATCTCTTAACTGCTTTAGTGGCATTAGTGATGAGCAGCGCTATCGCCGGTGACTATCATACGGGGACGACACTGGCTTGTCAGGAATGCCATGTTATGCACTATAGCCAGACGCACGGCTACAATGCCAATGGCACCGGCATTACGGTAGATTTGGGCACCGATGGTCCTTACCACTACCTGCTGAGAAATCATATTAATGACCTTTGCCTGACCTGCCATGACAATCAGTCGTTTGCTCCTGATGTTCTCGCTGAGAATGGCGGAGCGCTTCCGACTAACGGTCGTCAGGCCGGCGCCCTGAATCGCGACAATGTCGCGCCATATTTTGACGCTACCGGTCATACTCTGGGAAGCACCGACGCCGCTCCCGGCGGGAACTGGTCAAACCCGGATGGTCTCAATTGCATCAACTGTCATACGCAGCATGGCCGTGGCAACCCGGCGCCGACGGGCGGAGTTTCTACCAGCGCTTATCGCAATCTTGCCTTTAATATTACCGGCACCAATACCGCCGGTGTCTCTTATGCGGTAGGAACCAACGACCTGGGTAGAGATGTATTCGAGCGTTCGGCAAGCTATGGCGGCGACCACTACGACATTCGGAATGTTGATTTCAACGAGCCGAATGCCGCCGTTTCCGCTTATGGTGACTTCTGCAAACAGTGTCATACCAATTTCCACGGTTCGTCAGCTGACGCCAACATGCGCAATACCGCCGGCACCGCCGGTCAGGAATGGTATCGTCACCCCACCGCCGACGCCAATATCGGCGCACAGGGTGGTGGACATTCCAGTATCAGCCGCGCTTTCGGCGCTCGCGCCTATCGGGTGCAGGTTATGTCTCCGACCGGCAACTGGGGAACCTGGGGAACCGCTATGGGAGCATCCACTCCGACAGATTTGACTCCGTCCTGTATGTCTTGCCATAAGGCACACGGCAATACCCGCGCTTTTGGTCTGATTTGGGCGACCGGAGCGGCCAACTATGGCGAGAATGGCGATGGCGCCAACTACAAGGCTGTCTGCGGACAGTGCCACGTTCAGGTTACTCTGTAA
- a CDS encoding M14 family zinc carboxypeptidase, protein MKAPIPSPAAGKQRLKIGLLPLLVTLLILASTPSSAATEYYFKFTVDSREQIASLTRIVSIDNVRGDTVYAYANEQEMSAFQKLNLAYTLLPHPGKLLVPRMTALPAEMLDWDSYPTYTAYVDMMNQFAASYPNLCTIYDAGLSLQGRQILFARISDNVGAEEDEPEVMYTSSIHGDELTGYVLMLRLIDYLLSNYGADSLVTRLVDSCDIWINPLANPDGTYAGGNNSVYSATRGNANGVDLNRNFPDPENGDHPDGRVWQPETVVMMNLAGARNFVISANFHGGIEVVNYPWDTWPRWHPDNDWYVYVCRQYAETAQAYSPVGYMNDLVDGITNGYAWYEVNGGRQDFMNWWHHCREVTIEISGTKLLNPALLPAHWDYNQVAFLDWLENSLYGIRGIVTDISTGLPLDGKMRILSHDFDSSEVRTDPAVGNYHRMIFPGTYEIEFSADGYFPDTVHSVTVAPYSATRVDIALEPLYLCGDANGNGLVNILDVAYLLQYLYRSGLPPEPFAAGDADGNGKIGILDATYIIGYLYKQGPAPVCR, encoded by the coding sequence TTGAAGGCACCAATTCCTTCTCCAGCGGCAGGAAAGCAGAGACTTAAAATCGGGCTCCTTCCCCTGCTTGTCACTTTATTGATATTGGCGTCAACGCCATCTTCCGCCGCCACAGAATACTACTTTAAATTTACAGTCGATTCCCGCGAACAGATTGCGTCGCTGACCAGGATTGTCTCCATTGATAATGTTAGAGGTGATACTGTCTATGCCTACGCCAATGAGCAGGAAATGAGCGCCTTCCAGAAGCTGAATCTTGCCTACACCCTCCTGCCTCACCCGGGAAAACTTCTGGTTCCCAGGATGACAGCCTTGCCGGCGGAAATGCTCGACTGGGACAGCTATCCCACCTACACCGCTTATGTCGATATGATGAACCAATTCGCCGCCAGTTACCCCAATCTTTGCACCATCTATGATGCCGGGTTATCGCTCCAGGGAAGGCAGATACTCTTCGCCCGTATCTCAGACAATGTCGGCGCGGAAGAAGATGAGCCGGAAGTGATGTACACCAGTTCCATTCATGGTGATGAACTTACCGGATATGTTCTGATGTTGCGGCTTATTGATTATCTGTTGAGTAATTATGGCGCCGATTCTCTGGTCACCCGTCTGGTGGACAGCTGCGATATCTGGATTAATCCGTTAGCCAACCCGGATGGCACCTATGCCGGCGGCAACAATAGTGTCTATTCGGCGACTCGCGGGAACGCCAATGGCGTCGATTTGAACCGGAATTTTCCCGATCCGGAGAACGGCGACCACCCGGATGGCCGTGTCTGGCAACCGGAAACGGTAGTTATGATGAATCTGGCAGGAGCGAGAAACTTTGTCATCTCGGCGAATTTTCATGGCGGTATTGAGGTGGTCAACTACCCCTGGGATACCTGGCCCCGGTGGCATCCAGACAATGACTGGTATGTCTATGTCTGCCGCCAGTACGCCGAGACCGCCCAGGCTTACAGCCCGGTCGGGTATATGAATGACCTGGTGGATGGAATAACCAATGGATACGCCTGGTACGAGGTGAACGGCGGCCGACAGGATTTTATGAACTGGTGGCATCACTGCCGGGAAGTAACTATCGAGATTTCTGGAACCAAACTTCTCAATCCGGCGCTCCTGCCGGCTCACTGGGATTATAACCAGGTAGCCTTTCTGGACTGGCTGGAGAATTCGCTTTACGGCATTCGGGGAATCGTTACTGATATTTCGACCGGGTTGCCGCTTGATGGCAAAATGAGAATCTTATCACATGATTTTGACAGCTCTGAAGTCCGGACCGATCCGGCGGTCGGCAATTACCACCGAATGATATTCCCGGGAACATATGAGATTGAATTCAGCGCTGATGGATACTTCCCTGATACTGTCCATTCAGTAACGGTGGCGCCGTACAGCGCCACTCGTGTCGATATCGCCTTGGAACCGCTTTATCTTTGCGGAGATGCCAACGGCAACGGCCTGGTGAATATTCTCGATGTCGCTTACCTTTTGCAGTACCTTTATCGCAGTGGTTTACCGCCTGAACCCTTTGCCGCCGGCGATGCCGACGGCAATGGCAAAATTGGTATTCTCGATGCCACTTATATCATAGGGTATCTATATAAGCAGGGACCGGCTCCTGTCTGCCGCTAA
- a CDS encoding NHL repeat-containing protein: MRGSRYLYLLLLLALFLIIPKISETGDIASRITFDAITFDDGMGINLRSPRAIFFDKRSGELTVADAGNNRILIYDRNLKPLYSFDHFVRDRYTGMIIKGEPKAVAVNSLGEIIVIDNLVEYLEVLDFRGTPLEKLTVGQILGDSAVKARPECLAIDVADNLYLGVTGNITALLMLDKNLKLIRVIGKKGPLPSELNTILAVTESDGLLYMTDLYSVPAIKIFDTAGNYISGFAGHDIEEPDLSLPSGIAVSKDSIDGTLIWVTDGLRQVVKVYNPEGDMLVQVGGFGYKLGEYQYPAGIVFSGDGHFFVSEKVGNRIQRFLLK, from the coding sequence ATGCGCGGCTCAAGATATTTATATCTGCTTCTGCTTCTCGCGCTCTTCTTGATAATTCCCAAAATATCGGAAACCGGCGACATCGCTTCGCGGATAACTTTTGATGCCATTACCTTCGACGATGGGATGGGGATTAATCTGCGGAGCCCACGCGCTATCTTTTTTGATAAGCGCTCCGGAGAGCTGACTGTAGCCGATGCCGGCAACAACCGGATTTTAATCTATGACCGGAATCTAAAACCGCTTTATTCCTTTGACCATTTCGTACGGGACCGCTATACCGGTATGATTATAAAGGGGGAACCGAAAGCGGTGGCGGTGAACAGCCTCGGCGAGATTATTGTCATCGATAACCTGGTTGAATATCTGGAAGTCCTTGATTTCCGGGGGACACCGCTGGAAAAGCTCACGGTGGGGCAGATTCTTGGTGATAGCGCGGTCAAAGCGCGCCCGGAATGCCTGGCAATTGATGTCGCTGACAATCTCTATCTCGGTGTTACCGGCAATATTACCGCCTTATTAATGCTGGATAAGAATCTTAAATTGATTCGGGTGATAGGCAAAAAAGGACCGCTTCCATCCGAACTGAATACAATTCTTGCAGTTACCGAAAGTGACGGGCTGCTGTACATGACCGACCTTTATTCCGTGCCGGCAATCAAGATTTTTGATACCGCCGGCAACTATATCTCAGGATTCGCCGGGCATGATATCGAAGAGCCCGACCTATCGCTTCCTTCCGGAATTGCCGTCTCAAAAGACTCCATTGATGGCACTCTCATCTGGGTTACAGACGGTCTCCGACAGGTTGTCAAAGTCTATAATCCCGAAGGGGATATGCTCGTTCAGGTGGGGGGATTTGGGTACAAACTTGGTGAGTATCAATATCCTGCCGGCATCGTATTTTCAGGGGATGGGCACTTTTTTGTCTCTGAGAAGGTTGGCAACCGGATTCAGCGATTCCTGCTTAAGTGA